Within Mytilus edulis chromosome 10, xbMytEdul2.2, whole genome shotgun sequence, the genomic segment AGAAATGtcacagttgttatccattcgtttgatttgtttaatcTTTTGATTGTTCCTTTTGATTAGCGATTTTCTGTTTAGAATATTCCTCGaagctcggtatttttgtgattttactttcttttttaaacttatgtgTACATGAAGTGTTCGAAAATTTATCTTACCACTAAGCTACACATACATAAAACATTAACAcatagtgtggacagtgtgtttaTTTCTTCTAATggatttcttcatgttttatacctcaaatagcaagtagggggatgaaattaaaatatataaaacaaaaattgggtcatgaattttaaaataatttaagtagtgatttggttcagctgaaaaaggttaaaaatacgCACTTTGGAAGCAGTCAAAAGATTTCAAAACCCCTTTAAAATTGTCCATAACTGTTAACTCGAACCAGACGGTAAAATATTTCTCAACAAATTCGAATTGGAGCTTGAGTAAGTGAAGGTGCCAACACAAATAACACAGTTATAAcgggaaaaaaatgttggaaaaacGACAGAAATAATGGCATAAATCAAATAACTGTTTGACTATTAAATAACACAGATGAATTCCACATCTGTTGTCTAAACGTATGTTCTGTATTGACACTCATCTTATACTAGTAAAAAAATTCCATCCCGCTGACATTTTTATGAGTGTTGTAAATTCCTTTGAATTATTGAGCAAATCACTGTCTATTGTCTGGTTTTATTTCTAATTTACTTTTCACATTGGGTCATGTAGTATATTGTCATATAGTGGCTTCCGCTGTCCTATCGTAAGacaatgttttcaaaattaaCTCTTCTATGACCATTAGTATTGACGAGACAAAAGATGACCAACGGAGGGTCATAGATTTGCCCATAACATGCATAATGTACTGATCTACAAACCAGATTTTatctaaaattgtataaaaatgtgATTcttatgcaattattttgtaacaattgttttgattggataacagcaagcgtaaaatcctctatctccttgtctgtaactaaggaagccgacattttgaatttcggaatgtattgacatgttatttctacaataataaacaaaaaactcacttgttgcgcctaaaaatcttctttttatcaaattttattacattctgaagcggcacagaagccagaaaacggccggtgtttatgtttgacgccggaagcatacttATGACGTCATCTAGTGTAGGGacataacatcttttcgcggaattttctttaatgaacattttacactgaaataatgattgaaatttaattataaacttgttttgcattagaatagagataactgtattgtatttgaagctttgtgaacgtccatcggtagttttactgtcgcaaatacccgcgtcgccaggtaaactaaacttgcgacagtaaaactaccgatggacgtccttaaagcttcaaatacaatacagttatctcttaattatTATCATTGAACATTTTTACCTGTAATCTTGACAATGATATAACAAAGACCGACACTACAAACAGCAATACAAGATCTCAGAGTTGTTTTTCTAGTTTTCTAAGGCAATTGCATGGTGATTGTGCAACAGCGATTCCTTATATGAGTGATTGCCCTTcagtataaaaaaggagatgACCTGGTATGATAgccgatgagacaactgtctacccAAATTACCAAATGGTGAGGATTAAAGCAACTTTAGTCCTTTAACAATGACGATATTTACCCattgacttattttttttataagagctTAACAAGATGAAAAAAGTTGATGCAAAATAATGCAACCTAATTAAGGTTGATTCCTCTCAGGTCTGGAGAAGTACACTGCCATTCATCGATGATTTCTATCATATTTATTTTCGTTTGTCCCAAAAATATAGAAGATAAAGATACTTGATAAACAACTAATCATTCGTCTCATGCATATTGGAATTAATGCCCTTTGGCCGTTTGGAAGTTGTTTTACGTATGTAACCACGTACGTTGATATGAGGACGCTAAACTCGATACATCAGATAGAGAGAGTGCCAAGCTCTCcgatatttcaaatattcaaatatatttaaacaggTCTATGAAGTATCTGTTAGATGACCTGTCATGGTTGCATGACACACTGTCTATCCAAGTATATCATcaacttcttttaaaaaatgtgcaCATTCTTCATCTGAGTCGATCAACTTGACAGAACCTACATAATGGATATATAAGTGTTGATTCAAATTAATCACATTCACATCTtcagcatttgattttgccatttgattagggaatttccgtagtacattttcctcggatttcagtatttttgtgattttacatttttgtaaacagcaagaaGATCGGGAAGACAAGATGTTCAGACAAGTTAAATGGTGGAAATGATCATTCGTCTAATATATATTGGATTTAATGCCCGTTGGCCGTACGGAAGAAGTTTTACGAGGAAGCTAAATCAAATGAATCGGGTAGAGAGAGTGCCAAGCTCTCCGAAAGTTTAAGTATTCAAACGGATTGAAACAGCTCTATGGGATTTCTTAAGATGACCTGTCACGGTTTCATGACACACTGTTCATCCATACATGTCCATTATCTAACACATTTCAGAAATTGCATCCTTCATCTAAGTTGATCGATTTTACAGAACCTACATAATGGATATATAATTGTCAATTCTAACGCATGAAatgtttgtcactggacgtttcacaaacaacaatcaatctgTTGATCAATATTGTATATCTTGATTTGCTCTATGGCTTTTATGGATCATTATATATCTTCCAATTTTACAACCATTGTGATTTCATCAGTATATAATATAATGCGCAGTCGTTTTATCTCTGCATTGACTGAACCATTTATTTAATCATTCAGTTGTTATAAGTAACCACTATGATTAATTCAGTAATGTTGACACGAATTTCCTGTTATACCGTTAGGTAGCTAAACAGTTAGTTAACCAAAACACTCTATGTGGCAAGTACTAATCACTGAATTCATTTTGACGaataatgtttattatttgatatGATATACAGTTGTTACAGACATGTGTTGAGTGCGTGTGGTAAAAGCTACAATAGAAAAATGAAAACCTTATACTAGTTgataaaaattacaatttaaagaaaacacaGATAAAggtgaattttgaaaacaaaacaatatatttatatatcaaaaagctTTAAAAACGTAGACAAATAATCCTTTACATGGAAAATACCATAATATATAGTCTTGGCATAAAATATAATGTCTCTGACGGGTTGCCATACTttagaaaattaacaaaatatgtatgtgaTATGTCTTGTACAATTActtcttttatattaaatatatctcAAAAATACATATGCATCTGTATAGAATAAacatcaaatatcaaaaattaactTACATATTGATCTGCCAGCATAGGATGACCAAGTTCTATGAAGATTTAAAACATTTGTCACCTTGTTGTGGTACACAACATCTATGAGTATACACAGGAAACAGGAAATAAACTCTttaaagtgaaagtgaaagtactCTTTAAAATGAAACTACaggtaattataaaaataaatgtaaaggtAAATTTACCTGGATTGAAAGTGAGAGTAGTACttaaattaaagtataaatgTAAACAATGACAATTaggcaaaaaaataataaagttatCAACTTATAAAGGGAATGAAAACAGCACACTCCCcgtctgatatgaaaaatatcacCATACTCATAGATCAAAACGTTCTCAATAACAAAAAATTACAATTGttcaaaaaattctacattacaGTCAAATACTTGTTTCAAACGTTCTAATAAAGTCTCAACTATGACACAGTAACACAACTTGGCTAATTGGTCGCACATACACACGATGTTGTTTGTCTCTTACAACCCTCAACTGAACTTTACGGACCAAATTGTCTCTACCGGGAAAAACACGTTCAACAAGACCTATTGGCCAGTTATTTCGATGGAGTTCATTGTCTTTAAGAAGTACTACATCACCTTCTTGAAtgttttgtttgatgtgttgCCATTTGCGACGAGTTTGTAACGACTGCAAATATTCTTGTCGCCAACGTGTCCAAAATTTGTCAGCTAACACTTGAACAAATTTCCACTGATTTGTGTAAACATCACGTGTGTTCAAATGGCTGAAGTCCTCAATATTGTCACTCACTTTCTGTGTAGGCAAAGTACTTGGAGATAAGATAGATGGTGCGTTAGGATCGGATGAAATAGGCACTAACGGACGAGAGTTCATAATAGCTGTTGTTTCTGCCATGAAAGTACACAAGACTTCATGTGTGAGTCGTTGATGTCTAGCTTCAAACAATATTGAGTTCCCATGCACCGCCCATGTGGGATGAATACGGTGTATTGAATTTCCACACAGTTTTTTGTTCTTTCATGAAGGATTGAAACACTGAGTCCTCAACAAAAGAAGCTTCCATGCCAAGCTCTCGGGCTCCGCCAATAAAGTTGGTTCCTCTATCAGAAAAGAATTCTTTAACATATCCTCTGATTGATATGAAGGGGCGAAGTGAATTAATAAATGATGCGGTAGTCATCTCTTCAATTATTTCAATATGAACACCTcgacatgaaaaacaaacaaataagacAGCCCATCTTTTTGAATTTGCGCTTCCACCGCGAGTACGTCTTGTGACAATGTTCCAGGGTCCAAAACAATCAACGCCAACATATGTAAATGGTGGGCATGCTAAAAGTCTTTCTTCTGGAAGATCCGCCATTTTTTGAGTCGAAAAAGTACCTCTAAACCTTCGGCATAAAACGCAACTTGAAATAATTGAGTATATCAAACGCTTGAGACCGATAATCCAGTAACCAGCACTCCTGATTGCGCCTTCGGTTATATGGCGTCCCTGGTGACGGACTTGTTCGTGATAATGTAACACTAGTAATCTTGCAATATGGTGTTTACCAGGAATTAAAATAGGATTCTTTTCACCAAGTGTCAATGTAGAGCGATTCAATCTACCGCCTACTCGCAAAATACCATGTTCATCCAGTATTGGGTCAAGTTTTAAAATAGCACTATTTTTTGAAACATGCTGGTCAGTATTTAAAGAATCTATTTCGTGTTCAAAGAATTCCTTTTGTACTTGTCTAATAATCAATGTCTCGGTTCCCTTGATAAAATCTGGAGTGTCCTTTTCAACGCAAATATGCCAACCTTTGCAACGAGATGTTGTTGTAGTACCTAAAGTCTTAGCTATGTGTCTCAAGAGTGATAATGATCTGACGAGAGATCGCCAACTAGAAAACTTACTGTATCGTTGAGAGTCAATCTGTAGACTGTCGATTTGTGTTTTACGTGAAACAATTTCAGGGCGAATTTCCTTATCGCAATGTGGTGATAACAACGGAAAAGATACAATATCAAAAGGTTCCTTGTTTAATAACCATTTCGGTCCGTTAATCCAAGAACTAATAATTTGCATGTCTGGACAGCTAATAAATCTTGTCCCTAAGTCAGCTGGGTTTCTATCCGTTGATACATATGACCACTGTGAAGGTTCCGATACTGTATGAATCTTTTCTACACGATTACTGACATATGTGAAGAATCGACGGGTGGTATTACATATATATCCTAACACTACTCGACTGTCTGTGTAGTAATGACAAACACTCGGAGAAAGATTCATATGATGACATATCGCTTCTCCAACTTCCGTAGCCAACACGGCACCGCACAGTTCCAATCTAGGAATAGTATGACCTTTGATAGATGCAAGTTTCGACTTTCCAGTAAGAAAACCTATAAATGACGAACCAGTTTCATCGATTGCCTCCAGGTAAGCTACAGCAGAGATTGCTTGTTCTGAAGCATCAGAGAAAATGTGGATATCAACTTGGCGTGTCAAAGAAATAGATACCGGAACAATCATACGCGGTATTTCAAAACAACTAAAAGATTTCAAAGACTTCAACCAGTTTTTCCATTTTGTTTCATGATCAATCGACAGCGGATCATCCCAATCAGTTCCTGGTGGAACAACTTCTCGAAGTAGAATTTTTCCACTGATGACTAGCGGCGTAATAAAACCCAACGGATCAAACAAACTGTTAATAGTTGAAAGTATGCCTCTACGGGTGATTGGTTTTTCATCATCATTAACACGAAAGATAAACATGTCTGTCTGTAAATTCCATGACAAACCTAAACTATGCTGAACAGGCAAAGTATCTGAGCACAAATCCAAATCTTTAACTCTTTTCCTAAATCCTCTAAAGGAAAAGCTTTCATCACATCGATATCGTTTGAAATGATTTTGTGTAGTCGTATGTTCCCATTATCTTTGAGAGCTTTTTGTGTTCTTTGCATAAGGTCAATTGCATCATACTTGTCTGCAAAAGATATCAGACCATCATCTACATAAAAATCATTCGTAACAAAAGAACGCACATCATTTTCAGCTTCTGAAACAGCTTCACGTAAACCATATGTCGCTACAGCAGGTGAAGGGGTGTTGCCAAACACATGTACTTTCATGCGGTATTCAATCAACGGTTTTGTGATGTCATTGTTCTCATACCAAAAGAAACGCAAATAATCTCGATGATATTCATCAACATGAAATTGGTAAAACATTTGTTCAACGTCACCTGTTATTGCAATTCTATTCTTTCTAAAACGCATGAGCACTCCAACAAGGTTATTAGTCAGGTCCGGTCCGGACATTAGAATACTATTAAGAGATACTCCTTCATACAGTGCTGATGAGTCGAAAACTCCACGTATTTGATTTGGTTTTTTAGGGTGGTACACCCCAAAAAGAGGAAGATACCAGCATTCTCCTGGAATCTCGTCAGGTGCCACTTCAGCTGCACCACTACTAATCACTTTTGACATAAAGGTAACAAAATGTTCAAGCTTTTTAGAGTCCTTGCGCAAGCTTGAGTCTAAAATCTGAGCTCTTTTCCATGCTTGATAACGATTGTTAGGCATTTGTGGTTTCGGTTGTATAAATGGCAAAGGAGCTGACCAAAGACCATTCTCATCTTTACGAAAGTGACGTTGCATTAGTTCTAGAAACTGTCTGTCCTGAACCGAGGGACCTAATTTGTTGTCTGCCGGTGTACGAACAAAAATGTGATCTTGAACATCGTTAACCTTGATATTTAAATCACACAAAGGGAAAGTTGTGTGTCGTCCATCATTTAACACATGAGTTTTGCGAACGTTGATAACAGAAGGAGCATGAACTTTCCCAAGACATACCTCTCCAATTACAACCCATCCTAAAGGAAGTTTTTGTGCAAAAGGTTCACCTTTGCCACCAATAATTTGTTCCGTTACATGGTGCACTTCAGGTAAGTCGCGTCCTATCAAAAGTTCAACTTTACAACTTGGATTTAATGCAGGTAAGTATGGAGCAATACTATGTAGATGCGGGTGTGCATTAGCAACATCTGGAGTCGGTATTTCATGTAAATCACTAGGAATGGAGTCACATTCTATAACTTCTGGCATATCAAACGTTGATTGTCCATCAATAGAGCATATACGAATACCACTAGCATATCTGCCTACCATAGTAGAGCTACCAGAACATGACGACAATACAAACTGTTTTTGAGAACCATGGAGTCTAAGTCGATCGAAAAGATCCGGCGTCGCAAGACTATGATTACTCTGATCATCTATAATTGCGTAGACACGAACAGACTGTTCAGGAGAAGTTCCAGAGAAAACATCCACTAAAACTGTTTTCCCACACGAACGCCCGACACGCATATTTCCACACAATCTTGTACATATTGCTGATACTGTTTCTGTAGATAACTCCCCGCCATTGTCTTCATCAGTTTTTGGTGTACTGATTTTGTCGGTTGTGGGTGGACGATCTATGTGCATAGATGAAACATGGCGATTGTTTCCGCAAATTGAACATTTAACATTGACATTGCAGTTCCTTGATATATGGTCATTTGATTGACAACAACGgaaacatattttcttttcacGGAGAAAACGCTGACGATCCAGAAATGGTCGCTTTTGGAAACCGCGACACTCACTTAAAGTATGTCCAGCTTTATGTATCGGACAACGATTATTGCTATCATGTACACGAGTGTTACTCTGAGCTGAAACCTCAACTTTCCTAGTAAGAACTGGATTTGAAGAACGCTTTGTATTGCTAGAAGTGCTAGAATTTGAATAACTAAAAGCAGGATCATTGCGAATTTGACACATATCTCTGATGAAATTAATAAAGAAGGAAAATGGCGGATACGGCACTGAATGTTTTTTCTTGTAATTTGACGCTTGTGTTGTCCATTTCTCTTGCAGGGAATAAGAAAGCTTTGATACGATCGGAGAAACACCTGACGAAGAATTAAAGTAGCTTAACAGTGTTGAATACATCGGGTTCGCCATTGCGGACTCTATTTCACTAAGTATGTCAAGGAGATCGTAGAGTTTCGAACTGTTATTGTTTGTGATAATCggaaaataattcaattttttctTCAAAGCATTTTCTACCATTTCCGGTCGACCATATCGTTCCTGTAATCGATCCCAAATGCGATTCAAACCTCTCGATGGATCGTGTGCATTTGAAGCCCTAAGACTCTTGGCAAATTTCGTGGACTCCGGACCTAACCAT encodes:
- the LOC139492941 gene encoding uncharacterized protein, encoding MFIFRVNDDEKPITRRGILSTINSLFDPLGFITPLVISGKILLREVVPPGTDWDDPLSIDHETKWKNWLKSLKSFSCFEIPRMIVPVSISLTRQVDIHIFSDASEQAISAVAYLEAIDETGSSFIGFLTGKSKLASIKGHTIPRLELCGAVLATEVGEAICHHMNLSPSVCHYYTDSRVVLGYICNTTRRFFTYVSNRVEKIHTVSEPSQWSYVSTDRNPADLGTRFISCPDMQIISSWINGPKWLLNKEPFDIVSFPLLSPHCDKEIRPEIVSRKTQIDSLQIDSQRYSKFSSWRSLVRSLSLLRHIAKTLGTTTTSRCKGWHICVEKDTPDFIKGTETLIIRQVQKEFFEHEIDSLNTDQHVSKNSAILKLDPILDEHGILRVGGRLNRSTLTLGEKNPILIPGKHHIARLLVLHYHEQVRHQGRHITEGAIRSAGYWIIGLKRLIYSIISSCVLCRRFRGTFSTQKMADLPEERLLACPPFTYVGVDCFGPWNIVTRRTRGGSANSKRWAVLFVCFSCRGVHIEIIEEMTTASFINSLRPFISIRGYVKEFFSDRGTNFIGGARELGMEASFVEDSVFQSFMKEQKTVWKFNTPYSSHMGGAWELNIV
- the LOC139491773 gene encoding uncharacterized protein, whose translation is MSDSRVRKFTVKGKAMFDEQSEKLKDKVDNVWSMLEDLFVTLPSCQMLKDYRNLEKNVNTNFKEFCRRSEEYKQYLQRTNTEESRKVLHDHNEFFNSSISVVRRISNDIKKKKLELVEELSEVSGSTVGSTASHKRAKAEAEKVRLEYVKRESELLKQKADIEASMSVVKQEGIVEAAEVEARILEDQDQELPMVLEDKHDKVSKYVDTLPSYSANQWTNGVGFSDNQPYISVTAPFAPQYNNLPPVSSELLSMMQPISATMLSQPISATVSSQPISATVSSQPISATVLSQPISATVPSQPIYTAVSSQPSHFQSNATNYQQPQPMSYLPPHNPYVSVMSDVTKFMLRKDFLLTRFMNFDDTPESFASWRASFQSITGELCVSPFEEMDLLIKWLGPESTKFAKSLRASNAHDPSRGLNRIWDRLQERYGRPEMVENALKKKLNYFPIITNNNSSKLYDLLDILSEIESAMANPMYSTLLSYFNSSSGVSPIVSKLSYSLQEKWTTQASNYKKKHSVPYPPFSFFINFIRDMCQIRNDPAFSYSNSSTSSNTKRSSNPVLTRKVEVSAQSNTRVHDSNNRCPIHKAGHTLSECRGFQKRPFLDRQRFLREKKICFRCCQSNDHISRNCNVNVKCSICGNNRHVSSMHIDRPPTTDKISTPKTDEDNGGELSTETVSAICTRLCGNMRVGRSCGKTVLVDVFSGTSPEQSVRVYAIIDDQSNHSLATPDLFDRLRLHGSQKQFVLSSCSGSSTMVGRYASGIRICSIDGQSTFDMPEVIECDSIPSDLHEIPTPDVANAHPHLHSIAPYLPALNPSCKVELLIGRDLPEVHHVTEQIIGGKGEPFAQKLPLGWVVIGEVCLGKVHAPSVINVRKTHVLNDGRHTTFPLCDLNIKVNDVQDHIFVRTPADNKLGPSVQDRQFLELMQRHFRKDENGLWSAPLPFIQPKPQMPNNRYQAWKRAQILDSSLRKDSKKLEHFVTFMSKVISSGAAEVAPDEIPGECWYLPLFGVYHPKKPNQIRGVFDSSALYEGVSLNSILMSGPDLTNNLVGVLMRFRKNRIAITGDVEQMFYQFHVDEYHRDYLRFFWYENNDITKPLIEYRMKVHVFGNTPSPAVATYGLREAVSEAENDVRSFVTNDFYVDDGLISFADKYDAIDLMQRTQKALKDNGNIRLHKIISNDIDVMKAFPLEDLGKELKIWICAQILCLFSIV